GTTCACACACATCGCAATTCCCATTCGCTCTTAAGCTCACATTCCCTTTAGAATTCACATCTATATAAAAATCAAAATCCGGATTTTGCGTTAAAAAAAGGTTAGCCAACACGCTAATACCCCCCATAGAATAACTTAAAAACCCTTTTTTATCCTGGTAATAAACGCTGCAATCATGCTTTTTTAAAGAGAGCAAATGCGTTTGCGCGTTTGAAGAGATATTGTCCATCGTTTCTGTATCAGGGTCGCCCCCTAAAGCGATTTTTTTAAGCCTAAACAAATCATTATCATAGGCTACAGGGGCATTTTCTAAAAACAAATAGTTTTTAACTTCTTCTAAAAGCTTTAATTTATAATCGCGGTTTTCATCATCAAACATGAAACGATTCAATTCAGAGCTTTGAGCGATCATGCGCATGCACACCTTGCCTAATTCAAAGCCATAACCTTGCGTGTCCCAAATATCCACAGAATTGACCATTTCCACTAAAGGCTCTAGCCATGTTGTGTTTTTTGGCTCTAAAAGAGCGTAATGCTTTTTCAAAAATTCATACACGATTTTAGTCGCGCAGCGGTTCGTGTCTAAAAAATACCAATGGAAACTCTCAGCCACTTCCTTACCGCTGATATGGTGATCCAAAAGCTGGATTTGAATGCTTTTATTTTGCAAGCGGTGTTCTTGGATTTTATCCTGCAAATACTCTGCTTCATTTAAATTCAAATTCAAATCGCTAACCAAAATAAGGAATTCACTCTCTTTAGATTGAGCGATTGCGTTTAAAATCTCATAAATTCTCGCTGAGACTTCACGCCCGTAATTAGCGTTATAGCATTGGATATTTTTAAAAAATTGTTTTGAAACAAGCTGGCATGCATAGCCATCTAAATCAATGTGTGAAAGGTGGTAAACTTGCATCATTTTCCTTTTTTATTTTATAAATTAAATTAAAAGTTAATGTGGATCGTGCCTAAGGCTTCAAAATTAGAGTTAGGATCTAATTCCGCATGGCTTAGCACGACCACATCAATCCTGGCCTGCTCCATTTGATTAGAAAGAGCTTTTCTTAAATTAGGCTCTACGATCAAAATCACCGGAGCGATCCCTTTTTGCAAGACTTTCATGGCCTCTTCAGAAACCCCTTCAATGAGTTTTTGCAATTCGCTCACATTGAGTAGCAAGCTCTTAGAAGTGCCATTTTCTCGCAATTTATTAAGCAAAAATTGTTCGCTATCGGTAGAAAAGGTTAAAAATTTCAAACGCCCGTCTTCAGATTTAAAAGCGTTAGTGATCACCCTAGAAAGCCTCGCCCTCACTTGTTCGGTTAAGATATTCACATCGTTTTGAACCAATGGGGCAATATCGGTAATCGTTTCTAAAATAGTAAGCATGTCTTTAATGGGGATTTTTTCATGCAACAAGGCTTGCAAGACTGAGCGGATCGCACCGGTGGGGATTTTTTTACTCTCTTCTACAATCGTAGGATAGTCTTTAGCCAAGCGCTCTAAAAGGGATTTCACTTCATCTTTAGTGATAAAATCTTCAGCGTATTTTTTCACTAATTCGCTGGTGTGTGTCGCAATAACGGTGCTTGGATCAATAATAGTATAGCCTTGAATAATGGCTTCTTCTTTATTTTTAGTTTCAATCCATAAAGCGTCCATTCCAAAAGCCGGCTCTTTAGTGGGAATGCCTTCAATTTCTTTATTCACAAAACCGGTATTCATGGCTAAAAACTTATCCGGCATCACCATGCCCTCACCAATCACAATGCCCTTAAGCTTGATTTCATAATGCGTTGGGGGGAGCTGTAAGTTATCTCTGATCCTAATTTGTGGCATCAAAAAACCATAATCGCTCGCTATCTTTTTTCTAATGCCCCTAATCCTTTCTAACAAATCGCCCCCTTGTTTCATGTCCGCTAAGCTGATGAGCTGATAGCCTAAAGCCAATTCTAAAAATTCAATTTTTAACACTTCATCAATCGCTTGTTCTTCTTCTCTTTTAAGCTCTTCTTGGGTTTTAGTTTTTGTGGTGGGGGCATGGGGTTTGATTTTGGAGCTGTGGGGTTTTTCGCTCAAATCCAAGCCGAATTTTTGACTCAAATAATTTTCTAATTTGGTGAGCAATCCGTCTTTTCCCTCCCTGCTAATCAGCCATGCGATGAATAAAAAGAGAGTCCCTACAAACGCTAAAGAAAAGGTAGGGAGTCCAGGAATGGTGGCAAAAAGCAATAAAATCGCCCCCACAATCACTAAAGTTTTGCTTTTATTCGTGAGCTGTGTGATGAGTTTAGAAGCAAAGTCCTCTTCTTCGTTTTGCGTGGTACGAGTGGCGACGATACCAGTCGCTGTCGCAATGATTAAAGCAGGGATTTGCCCTACAAGCCCATCGCCAATGGTTAGGATAGTGAAAGTGCTAGCGCTAAAGCTCAAACTCATATCCCTTTGAAACACGCCCACTAAAAACCCCCCAATGATATTGATAAGCGTGATAATGATAGAAGCGATCGCATCGCCTTTGACGAATTTAGACGCGCCATCCATCGCGCCATAAAAATCCGCTTCTTGGCTTAGAGCGGCACGCCGTTTTTTGGCTTCCTTATCATCAATAAGCCCTGAGTTTAAATCCGCATCAATCGCCATTTGCTTTCCTGGCATAGCGTCTAGGGCGAATCGCGCCCTAACTTCAGTAACCCTAGTAGAGCCATTAGTAACCACTAATAAATTCACTAACACTAAAATACTAAAGATAATCGCCCCAATCACATAATTCCCGCTCACGCTAAATTCCCCAAACGCCGTGATAATATCGCTCACCGCACTAGGCCCTTTATAGCCTTGGGTTAAAATCATTCTAGTAGTCGCTACATTTAAAGCCAAGCGGTATAAGGTTACAATGAGCAATAAAGTGGGGAAAGCGCTAAAAT
This DNA window, taken from Helicobacter pylori, encodes the following:
- the flhA gene encoding flagellar biosynthesis protein FlhA, whose translation is MANERSKLAFKKTFPVFKRFLQSKDLALVVFVIAILAIIIVPLPPFVLDFLLTISIALSVLIILIGLYIDKPTDFSAFPTLLLIVTLYRLALNVATTRMILTQGYKGPSAVSDIITAFGEFSVSGNYVIGAIIFSILVLVNLLVVTNGSTRVTEVRARFALDAMPGKQMAIDADLNSGLIDDKEAKKRRAALSQEADFYGAMDGASKFVKGDAIASIIITLINIIGGFLVGVFQRDMSLSFSASTFTILTIGDGLVGQIPALIIATATGIVATRTTQNEEEDFASKLITQLTNKSKTLVIVGAILLLFATIPGLPTFSLAFVGTLFLFIAWLISREGKDGLLTKLENYLSQKFGLDLSEKPHSSKIKPHAPTTKTKTQEELKREEEQAIDEVLKIEFLELALGYQLISLADMKQGGDLLERIRGIRKKIASDYGFLMPQIRIRDNLQLPPTHYEIKLKGIVIGEGMVMPDKFLAMNTGFVNKEIEGIPTKEPAFGMDALWIETKNKEEAIIQGYTIIDPSTVIATHTSELVKKYAEDFITKDEVKSLLERLAKDYPTIVEESKKIPTGAIRSVLQALLHEKIPIKDMLTILETITDIAPLVQNDVNILTEQVRARLSRVITNAFKSEDGRLKFLTFSTDSEQFLLNKLRENGTSKSLLLNVSELQKLIEGVSEEAMKVLQKGIAPVILIVEPNLRKALSNQMEQARIDVVVLSHAELDPNSNFEALGTIHINF
- a CDS encoding 3',5'-cyclic-nucleotide phosphodiesterase produces the protein MQVYHLSHIDLDGYACQLVSKQFFKNIQCYNANYGREVSARIYEILNAIAQSKESEFLILVSDLNLNLNEAEYLQDKIQEHRLQNKSIQIQLLDHHISGKEVAESFHWYFLDTNRCATKIVYEFLKKHYALLEPKNTTWLEPLVEMVNSVDIWDTQGYGFELGKVCMRMIAQSSELNRFMFDDENRDYKLKLLEEVKNYLFLENAPVAYDNDLFRLKKIALGGDPDTETMDNISSNAQTHLLSLKKHDCSVYYQDKKGFLSYSMGGISVLANLFLTQNPDFDFYIDVNSKGNVSLRANGNCDVCELSQMCFNGGGHRNASGGKIDGFRESFNYRDIKEQIEEIFNNA